One region of Streptococcus salivarius genomic DNA includes:
- a CDS encoding TraX family protein, which yields MSVQNNKRCQFNAFQIKMFMAMLMVLDHLPHIPGLVPPLLVGIFHAVTRCVGVWFAFNAVEGFLHTRSQIRYNLRLFGWAAFMAAGNGLMEVLLRSKDIHIDNNIFLTLALGVLILNIIADSKKWFVKNFLTRVLKVLLAICVFIVGFTFAEGGIIVIPFMLITYMFRKSPKKRNLGYIIYALILAKFSISGVFSYDDPWIALDMILYNSDWLFITVLPFMYLYNGERGKNNKFTKYFFYVFYPAHLWIIAIISYFA from the coding sequence ATGTCTGTTCAAAATAATAAACGATGTCAATTTAATGCATTTCAAATTAAGATGTTTATGGCAATGCTTATGGTATTAGATCATTTGCCACATATTCCAGGACTGGTGCCACCTTTATTGGTAGGTATATTCCATGCAGTAACGCGTTGCGTAGGGGTATGGTTTGCATTTAATGCTGTAGAAGGTTTTCTGCACACAAGGAGTCAGATCCGATACAATCTGAGATTGTTTGGCTGGGCTGCATTTATGGCGGCTGGAAACGGTTTGATGGAAGTATTATTAAGAAGCAAAGATATTCATATTGATAACAATATCTTTTTGACACTGGCACTGGGGGTGTTGATTCTGAATATAATTGCAGATTCCAAAAAGTGGTTCGTAAAAAATTTCTTAACAAGAGTGCTTAAAGTGTTGTTGGCAATCTGTGTATTTATTGTAGGATTCACATTTGCCGAAGGTGGTATTATTGTAATACCATTTATGCTTATCACTTATATGTTTAGGAAATCGCCGAAAAAACGAAATTTAGGATATATTATATATGCATTAATTCTTGCAAAATTTTCTATAAGTGGCGTATTTAGCTATGACGATCCTTGGATTGCTCTGGATATGATATTATATAATTCGGACTGGTTATTTATTACAGTTCTTCCATTTATGTATCTTTACAATGGAGAACGAGGCAAAAATAATAAATTTACGAAATATTTCTTTTATGTTTTTTATCCTGCCCATTTGTGGATCATTGCGATTATAAGCTATTTTGCATAA
- a CDS encoding sensor histidine kinase, translating to MYKLDEIKNDFHSEKVNLNSVCKDCINELKSSFITKGIFPKLAVTEELVVYSDTKWLRFVLYQLLTNALKYSNEGGKIVICAENRGDSAVLQIQDEGCGIDPRDIRRIYDLFFTGQNGRQRGESSGLGLYMVKQILDYLGHTIEVQSELGKGSTFTIYFSNHK from the coding sequence ATGTATAAACTGGATGAAATAAAAAATGATTTTCATTCGGAAAAGGTCAATCTGAATAGTGTCTGCAAAGACTGCATCAATGAGCTGAAAAGCTCGTTCATCACAAAGGGCATTTTTCCAAAGCTTGCAGTGACGGAGGAGCTTGTGGTTTATAGCGATACCAAATGGCTGCGGTTTGTCTTGTATCAGCTTTTGACGAATGCACTCAAGTATAGCAATGAAGGTGGAAAAATCGTCATTTGTGCTGAGAATAGGGGAGATTCCGCTGTCTTGCAGATTCAGGATGAAGGCTGTGGGATAGATCCCCGTGATATCAGACGGATTTATGATTTGTTCTTCACCGGTCAGAATGGGAGACAGCGCGGAGAATCCAGTGGATTGGGTTTGTATATGGTAAAGCAGATTTTAGATTATCTGGGACACACCATTGAAGTGCAGTCAGAATTAGGAAAAGGAAGTACGTTTACAATCTATTTTAGCAACCACAAATAA
- a CDS encoding HAMP domain-containing histidine kinase gives MKNKRFVRHLKCFFLDHLWVILLFLAAPTFIMTVYLTVINENPEGAWWYYVLLSLFVLFCFLLYRLYSTWDFYEILCDEDKAMEDFLIREPKGREEQHYRELIEQQHRIYLSRITRLEEQQKQSKVMIYRWVHQLKTPLSVIRLISENKKR, from the coding sequence ATGAAAAATAAACGTTTTGTAAGACATTTAAAATGTTTTTTTCTGGATCATTTATGGGTAATCCTTCTTTTTCTTGCAGCGCCAACTTTCATTATGACTGTTTATTTAACGGTGATCAATGAGAATCCCGAGGGAGCATGGTGGTATTATGTATTACTATCCTTATTTGTTCTGTTTTGCTTTCTGCTCTACAGATTATATTCAACATGGGACTTTTATGAAATACTTTGTGATGAAGATAAGGCTATGGAAGATTTCCTGATCAGAGAACCGAAAGGACGTGAGGAACAGCATTATCGGGAATTGATTGAGCAGCAGCACCGCATATATCTAAGTCGTATAACTCGTCTGGAGGAGCAGCAAAAGCAAAGCAAGGTCATGATCTATCGGTGGGTGCATCAGCTTAAAACACCTCTGTCTGTAATCCGTCTGATCTCAGAAAACAAAAAAAGGTGA
- a CDS encoding response regulator transcription factor, with protein MNYKIMIVEDDPDIAELVSRHLEKFGFTIEKCIEFHNVLKEFEKAKPHLVLLDINLPAYDGFYWCGKIREKSSCPIIFMSSRNADSDQVYAMMNGGDDYVTKPFSLDVLTAKVTAILRRTYGEYVTAVTNDLSCGDCSFSQNRLVLRCNGKETELSKTEAGVIRIMFQNYPDVVSREDLLNEIWDNDNFVEENTLNVTISRIRKRLDGIGSTLNIKPVRGIGYRLGDDGDEK; from the coding sequence ATGAATTATAAAATTATGATTGTAGAGGATGATCCAGATATTGCAGAATTGGTTTCACGCCATTTGGAGAAATTTGGATTTACTATTGAAAAATGTATAGAGTTCCATAATGTTTTAAAAGAATTTGAAAAAGCAAAACCACATCTGGTGCTGTTGGATATTAATCTGCCTGCCTATGATGGATTTTATTGGTGCGGAAAAATCAGAGAAAAAAGTTCCTGTCCGATTATTTTTATGTCTTCCCGTAATGCAGATTCGGATCAGGTGTATGCGATGATGAATGGTGGAGACGATTATGTGACAAAGCCGTTTTCACTGGATGTGCTTACAGCAAAGGTTACAGCCATTCTTCGCCGTACTTATGGTGAATATGTCACAGCTGTTACGAATGATTTGAGTTGTGGAGACTGTAGCTTTTCACAAAATCGTCTGGTACTTCGGTGCAATGGGAAAGAAACGGAATTATCTAAGACAGAAGCAGGCGTAATACGGATCATGTTTCAGAACTATCCGGATGTCGTAAGCCGCGAAGATCTTCTGAATGAAATTTGGGATAATGATAATTTTGTGGAGGAAAACACTTTAAATGTGACCATCAGCAGGATCCGTAAACGCTTAGACGGTATCGGCTCTACGTTGAATATAAAACCAGTCAGAGGCATAGGATATCGTTTGGGAGATGATGGAGATGAAAAATAA
- a CDS encoding YdcF family protein has translation MYLVIGIILAFIVSFWKDNRSLWNPVLFLLSLISSYIYLSDLFYKNGNENVQDALFGFAFVLLPLLIFLSGIFLIYNGVILLKREGRSKANYLSTLFGIAILLFFALMLFRFGDRGDLLFNNHLINILFVFITYSYFIFGFAFAGFMLYSILYLFIPKKKHYDFIVIHGAGLLGGEKVTPLLKRRIDKAVEAYHKSKNPHIKIIASGGQGADEKISEAQAIVNYLLEETDVPREAIILEDKSTTTYENLLYSKELGEKLVAKPQFLFVTNDYHVFRTSTYARKLKMKGDGLGCRTAGYYIPSAFIREYVALCVKLKWLFMFLYGLLFLSLLFSYKGILW, from the coding sequence ATGTATCTCGTTATAGGAATTATATTAGCCTTTATAGTGTCATTTTGGAAGGATAATAGAAGTTTGTGGAATCCAGTATTATTTTTATTATCTCTTATTTCAAGTTATATTTATCTATCCGACCTTTTTTATAAAAATGGGAATGAGAATGTTCAGGATGCTTTATTTGGCTTTGCCTTTGTTTTACTCCCCTTGCTGATTTTTCTGAGTGGTATCTTTTTAATCTATAATGGCGTTATCCTGCTGAAGCGAGAGGGACGTTCAAAGGCTAATTATCTCTCAACGCTCTTTGGAATAGCCATTTTGCTATTTTTTGCCTTGATGTTATTTCGCTTTGGAGATAGAGGCGATTTATTGTTCAATAACCATCTGATCAATATTCTATTTGTATTTATCACTTATTCTTACTTTATTTTTGGTTTTGCCTTTGCAGGTTTTATGTTGTACTCTATCTTGTATCTCTTTATTCCTAAGAAGAAGCATTATGATTTTATTGTCATTCATGGTGCAGGTTTGTTAGGTGGAGAAAAGGTAACACCTTTGCTGAAGAGGAGGATCGATAAGGCAGTAGAAGCTTACCACAAGTCTAAGAATCCTCATATTAAAATCATAGCCAGCGGTGGACAAGGGGCGGACGAAAAGATTTCTGAGGCACAGGCGATTGTTAACTATTTACTAGAAGAAACAGATGTGCCAAGAGAAGCAATCATCCTAGAAGATAAGTCAACTACTACCTACGAAAACCTCCTCTATTCTAAAGAACTTGGCGAGAAACTGGTAGCTAAACCACAATTTCTCTTTGTAACAAATGATTATCATGTCTTTAGAACTAGTACCTATGCTCGCAAGCTAAAAATGAAAGGTGATGGTCTAGGTTGTCGGACAGCGGGCTACTACATTCCATCAGCCTTTATCCGTGAATATGTAGCCTTGTGTGTAAAATTAAAGTGGCTCTTTATGTTCTTATACGGATTATTATTTTTATCCCTGCTATTTTCCTATAAGGGAATTCTTTGGTAA
- a CDS encoding DUF3290 family protein: MKFYSYDYVLSQISQQNWVMVAITAGLILVTGVFAFKAFKERHDTKFRELSIISILTLVAVVLIAISNFQSNQSNDNQFRASLHFIEVVSKNLDVDKSKVYVNTSTTTDGAILKVGNKYYRAISGSEPDSYLLEQIKLYKSDVELVEVKK; the protein is encoded by the coding sequence ATGAAATTCTATTCCTACGACTATGTGCTAAGTCAGATTAGCCAACAAAACTGGGTTATGGTTGCCATTACTGCAGGACTTATTTTAGTGACCGGTGTATTTGCTTTTAAAGCCTTCAAAGAACGCCATGATACTAAGTTTCGTGAACTCTCTATTATTTCTATTCTAACCTTAGTTGCCGTGGTTCTAATTGCTATCAGTAATTTCCAAAGCAATCAATCAAACGATAACCAATTTAGAGCATCTCTTCACTTTATCGAGGTTGTCTCTAAAAATCTCGACGTTGATAAGAGCAAGGTTTATGTTAATACTTCTACCACTACAGATGGTGCTATTCTCAAAGTTGGAAACAAGTACTATCGTGCCATCTCAGGTTCAGAACCTGACAGCTACTTGCTAGAACAAATAAAACTTTACAAGTCTGATGTTGAACTCGTGGAGGTTAAAAAATGA
- a CDS encoding DUF421 domain-containing protein — protein MTSFYLAVAIKLALGLISLVFVINLTGKGNLAPSSATDQVQNFVLGAILGGTIYSSTVSILQYIVILIIWTILILLLKWLITNILFIKHLIDGKPTVIIKHGQLDPEACRSKGLSASDVALKLRSQGIFQLKEVKRAVIEQNGQLIVVRAGDENPKYPIVTDGVIQTEILDTIGKTEDWLNEELQKLGYENVSDIFIAEYDKGNINVVTY, from the coding sequence ATGACATCTTTTTATCTTGCTGTTGCAATTAAACTAGCTTTGGGGCTTATTTCACTCGTCTTTGTTATCAATTTAACAGGTAAAGGAAACCTAGCACCTAGCTCAGCTACTGACCAAGTACAGAACTTTGTTCTTGGTGCAATCCTCGGTGGTACAATTTATAGTAGTACCGTTTCAATCCTCCAATATATCGTGATTTTGATTATTTGGACGATTTTGATTTTACTTCTAAAATGGCTAATTACCAATATTCTCTTTATCAAACATTTGATTGACGGTAAACCAACTGTCATCATCAAACATGGTCAACTAGATCCTGAAGCTTGTCGCTCTAAAGGACTTTCAGCCTCTGATGTCGCTTTAAAATTACGTTCCCAAGGAATTTTTCAACTTAAAGAGGTTAAACGTGCAGTTATTGAACAGAACGGCCAATTGATTGTGGTTCGTGCGGGTGATGAAAATCCGAAATACCCAATCGTTACTGATGGGGTCATTCAAACAGAAATTCTTGATACTATTGGTAAAACGGAAGATTGGTTAAATGAAGAGCTTCAAAAATTAGGATATGAAAACGTTTCGGATATCTTTATTGCTGAATACGATAAAGGAAACATTAATGTCGTTACTTATTAA
- a CDS encoding CsbD family protein has product MGIEDKLNQAKGALKEGAGKLTGDKKTEVEGAVEKVVAKAKDGIEDVKEGVEGAVEGLKNAFSKK; this is encoded by the coding sequence ATGGGAATCGAAGATAAATTGAATCAAGCTAAAGGCGCTCTTAAAGAGGGTGCTGGTAAACTGACTGGCGACAAAAAGACTGAAGTCGAAGGTGCTGTTGAAAAAGTGGTAGCAAAAGCAAAAGACGGTATCGAAGATGTTAAAGAAGGCGTTGAAGGTGCTGTTGAAGGCCTTAAAAATGCTTTTTCTAAAAAATAA
- a CDS encoding carbohydrate-binding domain-containing protein, whose protein sequence is MNVLSDSSISSTSDNAIEATGALTITSGTGSTLTLSSTEKHAIKADSVTIDSVTLDLTSEAKDGINATTAVTIKNATVNITATDDGIQVEDETDVNSGDLTITDSTVTINATDKGITVTDELTVEGNSKVTVVAGDEGLEGRYINLTGGTVDITAGDDGINATEWTTKDSADTSSLTNSTSDLENEVGINIDGATVTILAEGDGIDSNGNVTVKSGSLYVAQTSADNAAIDYDGTGIISGGTVWAIGNQGMAQAFTTGSSQSYIMANISGSAGDTITVTDSSGNVVATTTATTSFGNVVFSTESLTSGETYTITTSSGASVTATATEEGTNNGPGAGGMGGFPGGGFGNSSMSDNFGGYGGPTSYGGSSTNTGTVNTPWGQSASTSSENTTSTSSTSSTSQTANTGHPTPPNFASQTSNSNSINMSSTTSSSANQPATNDPAMTATNTALSNQNTPTSNPSSSEGASLKSNTSLANQPTKEQSTQTMTNATSSAQQQAQETAEKLNKILTQNQTSEAAKGQTREVSSQKENVSSVVQTNLAQKQNTQTSSKANQSSKSSQSNQTSKSSLPNTGDVSSLGLGALGAVLMTTSFAIKGSKHSRK, encoded by the coding sequence GTGAATGTTCTTTCAGATAGTTCCATTTCATCAACCTCTGATAACGCAATTGAAGCGACTGGGGCTTTGACAATCACAAGTGGTACTGGAAGTACTCTGACTCTTTCAAGTACTGAAAAGCATGCCATCAAGGCTGACAGTGTAACGATTGACTCTGTAACACTTGATTTGACTTCTGAGGCCAAGGATGGCATCAATGCAACGACAGCTGTAACCATTAAAAATGCCACAGTCAATATTACAGCAACAGATGACGGTATCCAAGTGGAAGACGAAACAGATGTTAATAGTGGTGATTTGACGATTACCGACTCAACGGTAACCATTAATGCAACTGACAAAGGTATTACGGTTACGGATGAATTGACTGTCGAAGGCAATTCTAAAGTAACAGTCGTAGCAGGTGACGAAGGCCTTGAAGGGCGTTATATCAATTTGACAGGTGGAACCGTTGATATCACTGCTGGTGATGATGGTATTAACGCCACTGAGTGGACGACCAAGGACAGCGCTGATACTTCAAGCTTAACCAATTCGACTTCTGATTTGGAAAATGAAGTGGGCATCAATATTGACGGTGCAACGGTAACTATCTTGGCAGAAGGTGATGGTATCGACAGTAACGGCAATGTGACAGTGAAAAGTGGTTCTCTCTATGTCGCTCAGACAAGTGCAGATAATGCTGCTATCGACTACGATGGAACAGGTATTATTTCTGGCGGTACCGTTTGGGCCATAGGTAACCAAGGAATGGCTCAGGCCTTTACAACGGGTTCAAGCCAGTCTTATATCATGGCCAACATCTCTGGTAGTGCTGGAGATACCATCACAGTTACAGATAGTTCTGGAAATGTTGTAGCGACCACAACAGCAACAACTTCATTTGGAAATGTGGTCTTTAGTACCGAGAGTCTAACTTCGGGTGAAACCTATACCATTACGACATCAAGTGGTGCTAGTGTGACTGCAACAGCTACTGAAGAAGGCACAAACAATGGTCCTGGTGCTGGTGGCATGGGCGGCTTCCCAGGTGGTGGTTTTGGTAACAGTTCAATGTCTGATAACTTCGGAGGCTACGGCGGACCAACTAGCTATGGTGGCAGCTCTACAAATACGGGTACCGTCAATACCCCATGGGGCCAATCTGCTTCGACAAGTTCTGAGAATACAACTAGCACAAGTAGTACAAGTTCAACAAGCCAGACGGCTAATACTGGACATCCAACCCCACCAAACTTTGCTAGTCAAACAAGTAACTCAAACTCTATAAATATGAGCTCTACGACAAGCAGCAGTGCTAATCAACCAGCTACCAATGATCCAGCAATGACAGCGACAAACACAGCTTTATCAAATCAAAATACGCCAACATCAAATCCTTCAAGCTCTGAAGGAGCATCGCTTAAATCAAATACCTCTCTTGCTAACCAGCCTACAAAAGAGCAATCGACACAAACAATGACTAATGCGACAAGCAGTGCCCAACAACAAGCTCAAGAGACTGCTGAGAAATTGAATAAGATTCTTACTCAAAATCAAACTTCTGAAGCAGCAAAAGGTCAGACAAGAGAAGTTTCAAGTCAAAAGGAAAATGTAAGCTCAGTCGTACAAACTAATCTTGCTCAGAAACAAAATACCCAAACAAGCTCTAAGGCTAATCAGTCATCTAAAAGTTCACAAAGCAATCAAACAAGTAAATCAAGTCTACCAAATACTGGTGATGTGAGCAGTTTGGGACTAGGTGCATTAGGGGCTGTACTTATGACAACATCATTTGCAATTAAAGGAAGCAAGCATTCTCGTAAGTAA
- a CDS encoding ASCH domain-containing protein has product MKSDQMWQAYKILNQTIGDKIDAWAFGVEADYLAELVLMGQKTATSSAFDLYAVGNEPLPKENELSVILDSKENAICIIETTKVEIIPFKEVSKDHAYKEGEVDRGLTYWKELHENLFSNWLEEVGLHFSQESLVVLEEFRVVYPRN; this is encoded by the coding sequence ATGAAATCAGACCAGATGTGGCAAGCCTATAAGATTTTAAATCAGACAATCGGAGATAAGATTGATGCCTGGGCCTTTGGCGTGGAAGCAGATTATTTGGCAGAACTCGTATTGATGGGGCAAAAGACAGCAACCAGTTCAGCTTTTGACTTGTATGCAGTGGGGAATGAACCATTGCCCAAGGAAAATGAACTGAGCGTCATTCTTGATAGTAAGGAGAATGCTATTTGTATTATTGAAACGACGAAAGTTGAGATTATCCCATTTAAAGAGGTTTCTAAAGACCATGCCTACAAGGAAGGTGAAGTAGACCGTGGGCTAACCTATTGGAAAGAGCTTCATGAGAATCTCTTTAGCAATTGGTTGGAAGAGGTTGGATTACATTTTAGTCAGGAAAGTCTAGTTGTTTTAGAAGAATTTAGAGTGGTCTATCCTAGAAATTGA